The nucleotide sequence TAGTAGCAATTGCTGCAGATTCTCAATATTCTATAATACAAAATCACTGAACGTTATTTATCATCAGTCTCATGTTGTGCTGTAAATGTAATTGTCTTCTTGAAAAGCTTTGTTCACTTCAGTCTTGTTATCATTTATGAGACATTAAATTCCTGCAAATGTTTCTCCATTACTAGTTTGGACAGTATTTCAGAATGGGAAAGTTATTACACCTAATTATGTCTTGAACTTAAGTATTGTGTTGCCAATTTTAAAGAAACGAGGTCTAATTTTCTAACCATACTAGAAGATATGTAAACAAGCTTCTTTTCTTCTAAGACGTATTTCTGTGTGActgatcaattttcaaaaaattttatgtgtatatagGCTAATGAACAAGTGGATCAGTTGCTCATTAAGTAATTGCATATATGCAAGAAAAGAGTTCGGGCATTTCCTCAGCAGACAAATGTTCTTTGTGGGATTGCACAGCCAGATGTGGGAATTGCAAACACTACATTGTCCTGATGAATTATTTAGGGGTTAGGGGCCAAAAATATAAGCACACTTTTAAAAAATAGCCCATATgatgaaatgtttcaatttataCTGTCAGTCCACTTCGTTTTAACATTTTGTACACTAACTTGGTTGAAATATTACGAGGTTGAGCTTTGACACCGGTTGCATGATACAAATGCGTCAGCTATCCCAGAAAGCAATTTGAGGAATTCACAGATAATCCATGTGTACAGAATTCCTGTAGACATTTGTTTCAGTTGTTCATGTGATCTGATTGGGCAACTGAAGTCGAGCAGGTAAACATGTGTTTGAGTAACCATAGAAATGAAGTTACACATATTGTTCATGAAGACTGTGTTTGAGCCCGATTTGGGCCATTTGATCCCTAAAACCGTGTAAGAGTCATAGAAAAGAACATATTTATCAACTCCAAATAGTAACTTCTTTTTGCTTCATCATAAATACATAGTACTAGTTTCAGAATAAAAGGTTCAGAAATGGAGCGGCTGCAAAATTGTTTTAGACTCAGAAAACCACATAGAAATAATAACAGTTAACTTTGTTACATTAAACACTTTTACAGTGTTGCAAACACAGTGTTGCAAAGTGAATCTTGAATTAGCATAAATAGCTTAGCAGCTCAACACATTTGAGAGATAGAAAGATGACAACAAAGCATTAAAGAAGTGGTAACTACTTTGCAcacatgttaaatatatttcaattatatattcaattatgttcaataaaaaccaaaataactGATAATAGCAAATACAAACAAGTGATAACTAATAATAACCATAAtaacaaatgtgaaaaacattGTACTCTTTGTGTTACAGGGGAAAATGAAGCAAAATACAGCAATACCTGTGTTTTCTATAAGTGAAGCTGGCATTGCCAATGTAGGAAAATACTCTGgactttgttattttgtacaaaaataatggaaagCATATGCTTATGTTCAATGCCGAACTGtgtattctcctataatgctcatttcccccaccccccacccccacatcaCCCATTATCAGACACGATTTTGATCTTTTCTGCCAAAAAATTGTAGCAGAAAGTGTACTCAGTGAATACCTAACTGTGTATTCTCGGATAATGCAAGTGAAGctggcattgtcactctaggaaACTACTTTGgactttgttattttgtacaaaaataatggaaagCATATATGCTTATGTTCAATACAGAACTGTGTATTTTCTATAATGCTCGtgtcccccaccctcctccccaaagatagtggaatatgctcaatgcaaaattataATCTCCAATATTTAATCTCCAATAATGCCAATGCACAATGATGATGGAATGCATATAAGCTTAATGCATTActgtatattctcctataatgatcgtgcccccacctacgcacaattagatacacttttggactttttttccaaaaaaattatattctccaataatggtagtgcagctggcattgtcactctagaaaaatactttggaattttgtcattttgtacaaagatggtggagtatgctcaatgcataactgtttattctcctataatgctcgtgcccccacctacgcacaattagatacacttttggactttttttctgaattaaaattatattctccattaTTGCCAGTGCAGCTGGAattgccactctaggaaaatactctggGACTTTGTCATTtggtacaaagatggtggaatatgctcaatgcataactgtttattctcctataatgatcgtgcccccaccaacgcacaattagatacacttttggactttttttccaaaaaaaattatattctccaataatggtagtgcagctggcattgtcactctaggaaaatactttggaattttgtcattttgtacaaagatggtggaatatgctcaatgcattactgtttattctcctataatgctcgtgcccctacctacgcacaattagatacacttttggactttttttctgaattaaaattatattctccattaTTGCCAGTGCAGCTGGTattgccactctaggaaaatactctggactttgtcattttgtacaaagatggtggaatatgctcaatgcataactgtttattctcctataatgctcgtgcccccacctacacacaatcagatacacttttggactttatttctgaagatttttttttttataatatccaATATTGCCAATGCACAATGATGATGGAATGCAAATAAGCTTAATGCATTActgtatattctcctataatgatcgtgcccccacctacgcacaattagatacacttttggactttttttccaaaaaaattatattctccaataatggtagtgcagctggcattgtcactctaggaaaatactttggaattttgtcattttgtacaaagatggtggaatatgctcaatgcataactgtttattctcctataatgctcgtgccccacctacgcacaattagatacacttttggactttttttctgaattaaaattatattctccattaTTGCCAGTGCAGCTGGTattgccactctaggaaaatactctgggactttgtcattttgtacaaagatggtgaaatatgctcaatgcataactgtttattctcctataatgatcgtgcccccacctacgcacaattagatacacttttggactttttttccaaaaaaaattatattctccaataatggtagtgcagctggcattgtcactctaggaaaatactttggaattttgtcattttgtacaaagatggtggaatatgctcaatgcataactgtttattctcctataatgctcgtgcccccacctacacacaatcagatacacttttggactttatttctgaagaaaaaaaaaattataatatccaTTATTGCCAATGCACAATGATGATGGAATGCAAATAAGCTTAATGCATTActgtatattctcctataatgatcgtgcccccacctacgcacaattagatacacttttggactttttttccaaaaaaattacattctccaataatggtagtgcagctggcattgtcactctaggaaaatactttggaattttgtcattttgtacaaagatggtggaatatgctcaatgcataactgtttattctcctataatgatcgtgccccacctacgcacaattagatacacttttggactttttttctgaattaaaattatattctccattaTTGCCAGTGCAGCTGGTattgccactctaggaaaatactctggGACTTTGtcttttgtacaaagatggtggaatatgctcaatgcataactgtttattctcctataatgctcgagcccccacccacacacaatcacatacacttttggactttgtttctgaaaaaaactatattctccaataatgccAATGCAGTTGGCattgccactctaggaaaatactctggACTTTATcatttgtacaaagatggtggaatatgctcaatgcataactgtatattctcctataatgatcgtgcccccacctacgcacaattagatacacttttggacttttattctgaaaacaaaaaatcatattCTCCAATCATGCCATGCAGctggcattgtcactctaggaaaatactttggaattttgtcattttgtacaaagatggtggaatatgctcaatgcataactgtttattctcctataatgatagtgcccccacccacacacaatcagatacaattttggactttttttccaaaaaaattatattctccaataatggtagtgcagctggcattgtcactctaggaaaatactttggaattttgtcattttgtacaaagatggtggaatatgctcaatgcataactgtttattctcctatcATAAAGTTAGTGCCCCCACCTACACACAatcagatacacttttggactttatttctgagaaaaaaaaaattataatctccAATAATGCCAATGCACAATGATGATGGAATGCATATGGAATGTATTACTGgatattctcctataatgatcgtgcccccacccacacacaatcagatacacttttggactttgtttctgaaaaaattatattctccaataatgccAATGCAGCTAGCATTGCCACTCCAGGAAAATACTTTAGACTTTGTCatttgtacaaaaataatggaaagCGTATATGCTCTTGTTTATGTtaaatagtttagtttagagacccaaagATGAAGAAGCCTGACATTAGCTTATTTGAGGCCATATATACGTGTTAGATCGTGGAcgaacaccggcttatttcaagccttctctttacGATAAGTGTTCAAAGGATAACGAGGCAGGTGTGTGATTTTGCTCCCATTCCTGCTACCGGGACCGCCATTTAATGTCCCCGTCCTACGGACTACAGTGTAtaccccagcatctgaccactgtctcaaatactgaggtaggcaaaggcaccccattTGACATCaatgcagtgcagccatgacaaacaaagttgtttcaaaaCCAAATGCACAACTGTGTATTGTTCTATATAATGCTCATgaccccccccactccccacaaCCTGCTATCAGATACAATGCTGGCCATTTTTTCCCTgcaaaaacaaaagtgcagCAGAAAGTGTACTCAGTGAATACCTAACTGTGTATTCTCTAATGATTTATCAATCTATCAGACACACTTCTggactttttttctgaacaaAAAATTGTAGCAGAAAGTGTACTCAGAATATGCACTCAGTATTCTCTAATAATGCCAGTGCAGCTGGCATTGCCACTTTATGAAAATATGCTggacttttgtcattttgtaaaaagaTGGTGGAATGTGTATATGCCTAATGCATTAAActgtatattctcctataatgcttgTGTTTTCTATAAGTGAAGCTGGCATAGCCAGTCTAGGTACATACTTTAGATTAGacacacttttggactttttttctgcAGCAAAAAATGGAACAGAAAGTGTACTCAGTAAAAAACCTTACTGTGTATTCTATAATAATGCCAGAGAAGCTGGCATTGCCAATCTAGGAAACTACTCTggactttgtcattttgtacaaatatgGTGGAATGTGTATACGCTTAATGCATAACTGTATATTCTCTGTACTCAGTATTCTCTAATAATTCCAGTGCAGCTGGCATTGCCACTTTATGAAAATACGCTggacttttgtcattttgtaataatgCTTGTCCCCAATTTTGTATAATACTTGTCCCCAatgtccccgcccccccccctccacaaacTCTCAGACACAATTCTGGACTATTTTCTCAACAGAAAAAATGTAGCAGAAAGATAGCAGATATTGTACTCAAAAAGTGTACTCAGTATTCTCTAATAAACCattgccactctaggaaaatacttatACTTTGGCATCTACACAAagccaaaaaaattaaaaaatgtcgCGTCTAAATGCTTGGCAGTTTTAATGATGACGAAATGTTTCTAATGCAATCCTTAATGTTTTTCCAGGTCCTTCCTGAAAAATTGGCTGGATAATTTTCCATGCATACTAAAATCTTATCCTTTCCAGGAATGGTCCCTCTCTTGATGTATTTCTTGAAGTGTTTAGTTAAAATATCCTTGTCTTCTTCTGGCCACTTTCTTGGAATGCCTTTTAAAGAGAGAAATGCAAAAATACAGGAAAACTAAGTCACTTCATTTATCAATATAattgttattttcaaaattagacAGTGACTCAAAGTCGAAAATTTTTGTGGCATTGCAAAAAACATAAATGGATAACTTCTATCAGTCATGCAACATACCAAAATAAATTCCTTGACTCTTtgagatattaatatttttatactgTATACTCATCAATTTCAGAAGGTGGAATTCATAGTTTATGACACATTCCTGTCAGAAACAACACATGAAGTGGCTAGGACGCATATGATAGACTATTCTCTTATCAAAGGACAAGATAACAATTTAAACTTAACAAGGACATGTCTTAGTAAGTATGCAGTATCTATATAATACTTGAAGAcaagaaatatatcaatatttaggTAATAGAAGTTTGCAACTTTCTGCATCCTTTTGTATGATTTTCACAACCTCATTGACCTCACAATGCCATAACGTCATACAAAAGAAgaaatctaacttcaaatggtgaaattaaaggaaaaaaGTTAGAACTTTCAACATTGTCTCAaagaaattttctgaaaaagaATTGCtgaatatcttagtttgcttttttgtgattgatacatgtagaaaacttgatggacatgtcacaAGGGTCGAAAATGGCgacaaaatgcaaaaagctGCTTAAAGTTTGCTACAAAGGAGCTAACCACTCTTCAAAAAGCAGGACatatatagaaaaataaatgtACTTAAAATAAGTTTGTATTCAATCGACTATCACCAACCATAGCAAATTTTATGCCTCAAGTTTAAGTATTTTGTTATGAAACTAGGCTTTGCTAGTGCTTCTCCATTTGTGTTTCCAAGATGAGCATTTGGAAAGTTAGTTAGttattctcattttttctccATCACCAGGTGAGAAAGAAATCCATAAACATACAAAGTACGCAGACAGTCCATCTGTCTACTCAGTAGCCTTCATCACTCAATATACATCAAAGCCACAACTAACATTTCTTACCGGAAGTGTTTTTTGGTTTCCTTTCTGTTTTTGAGGTACTTGGCTGAGCATCCTTAGCTCTATAACACATCTGTTCagaatgttcaggaatttctgtaaaacagaaataaaattatGCATTACATTTACAGCAGCACACATAAAACTAATAcacatcaaaactttgattcATTCAATGAAGTAGGTCTTTAGATCAAAGCCACAACAAGTGACATTTCTCACCTGAAGTCATTTTATCCATCTTTTCATTCTGCTCAATTGTTTCACCTTCCTCCTCCAAGACCTGAGTAAGTTCTGTAGAGGAAAAAGTTTTTTCTATGAAATTAGCTCAGCAACCTACATAACACTCAGAAAgtaacatgatttctcataaaATGTAAGGATTGTTTTATACAAGATTTGGAAGACCCTAACTAATGTTATAAGAGTTGTTAAGTACGTCATACTTAGTAGACTAATTGGTTCACTGCCCTCATTCTTTAAAATTTACCCAGCTTTCATATTAGCAAACTTTGAATCCAGTAGTACATCAACAGTAATTGATCCAAACATAAATGTTAGGCAAACTTAAGATGCACTTATgaa is from Apostichopus japonicus isolate 1M-3 chromosome 16, ASM3797524v1, whole genome shotgun sequence and encodes:
- the LOC139983072 gene encoding uncharacterized protein; its protein translation is MAVHHQHYRLPSSTLEKAKVAKLLMAVDSGKSSNFVGRTLDEISLDEIELTQVLEEEGETIEQNEKMDKMTSEIPEHSEQMCYRAKDAQPSTSKTERKPKNTSGIPRKWPEEDKDILTKHFKKYIKRGTIPGKDKILVCMENYPANFSGRTWKNIKDCIRNISSSLKLPSI